Proteins co-encoded in one Arachis stenosperma cultivar V10309 chromosome 7, arast.V10309.gnm1.PFL2, whole genome shotgun sequence genomic window:
- the LOC130941282 gene encoding ATP-citrate synthase alpha chain protein 1-like: protein MARKKIREYDSKRLLKEHFKRLSGKELPIKSIQVTKYTDLNELAEKEPWLSSSKLVVKPDMLFGKRGKSGLVALNLDLPQVASFVKDRLGKQVEMGGCKGPITTFIVEPFIPHNEEFYLNIVSERLGYSISFSECGGIEIEENWDKVKTIFVPTGVSLTSENIAPLVATLPLEIKGEIEEFLKVIFNLFQDLDFTFLEMNPFTLVNGNPYPLDMRGELDDTAAFKNFKKWGNVEFPMPFGRIMSTTESFIHGLDEKTSASLKFTVLNPKGRIWTMVAGGGASVIYADTVGDLGYAPELGNYAEYSGAPKEDEILQYARVVIDCATSNPDGEKRALVIGGGIANFTDVAATFGGIIRALKEKEQKLREAKMHIYVRRGGPNYQKGLAKMRELGEELGIPIEVYGPEATMTGICKQAIQCITAAA, encoded by the exons ATGGCACGAAAGAAGATCAGAGAGTATGACTCTAAAAGGTTGTTGAAGGAACACTTCAAGAGACTCTCTGGCAAGGAGTTGCCCATCAAATCTATACAA GTTACAAAGTACACGGATTTGAATGAGTTGGCAGAGAAGGAACCCTGGCTTTCATCTTCAAAGTTGGTTGTGAAACCTGACATGCTGTTTGGAAAGCGTGGCAAAAGTGGCTTGGTGGCCTTAAATTTGGATTTGCCACAAGTTGCTTCTTTTGTGAAAGACCGTCTTGGAAAACAA GTTGAGATGGGTGGATGCAAAGGACCTATAACAACTTTTATTGTTGAACCTTTCATCCCACACAATGAAGAGTTTTACCTCAACATTGTCTCCGAGAGACTTGGGTACAGCATAAGCTTTTCAGAGTGTGGaggaattgaaattgaagagaACTGGGACAAG GTTAAGACTATATTTGTTCCAACAGGAGTGTCTCTTACATCAGAGAATATTGCCCCTCTTGTTGCAACCCTACCCTTGGAG ATTAAGGgagaaattgaggaatttctcAAGGTGATATTCAATCTATTTCAGG ATCTGGACTTCACTTTCTTAGAGATGAATCCTTTCACTTTGGTCAATGGAAATCCTTATCCTCTGGATATGAGAGGAGAGCTAGATGACACTGCTGCTTTCAAGAACTTCAAGAA ATGGGGGAACGTTGAATTTCCAATGCCATTTGGAAGGATTATGAGTACTACTGAGTCTTTTATTCATGGATTAGATGAAAAG ACAAGTGCATCTTTGAAGTTCACAGTTTTGAATCCAAAGGGCCGAATCTGGACAATGGTAGCTGGGGGAGGAGCTAGTGTCATCTATGCCGACACG gtaGGAGACCTTGGTTATGCACCTGAGCTCGGAAATTACGCAGAATACAGCGGCGCACCAAAGGAAGATGAGATCTTGCAGTATGCCAGAGTTGTAATTGAT TGTGCAACTTCAAATCCTGATGGCGAAAAGCGTGCCCTTGTAATAGGCGGCGGAATAGCCAACTTCACAGATGTTGCTGCCACATTTGGCGGCATAATTCGAGCTCTAAAGGAGAAG gagcaaaagctaagagaagcaaAGATGCACATATATGTGAGGAGAGGAGGTCCTAATTACCAGAAAGGTTTAGCGAAAATGcgcgaacttggagaggagctCGGCATCCCCATTGAG GTTTATGGACCTGAAGCCACAATGACTGGCATATGCAAACAAGCAATCCAGTGCATTACAGCTGCTGCATAA